From Pseudoalteromonas rubra, one genomic window encodes:
- a CDS encoding alkene reductase: protein MTSKLFETYALNDQISLQNRILMAPLTRCMADDKLVPTDAMADYYARRADAGLIISEATIIRPDAQGYPNTPGLFTSEQIDGWRKVTDAVHAKGGKIFAQLWHTGRVAHPHFFNGDKVLAPSAEKVDGTVPRMRDLSYITPTPATLDDINQLIADYSQAAGNAIDAGFDGIEIHAANGYLIDQFLHYDSNTRTDKYGGTPENMSRFALQVIDAIADRIGAERTAVRLTPGAYFNMQADPRDRTVFDYLLAQLELRTLAFVHIGTFDDAMEFDFLGGRVSDYVRANYSKTLVGVGGFTPQSGDQALRDERFDLLAIGRPFIANPDYVEKVRQGETLTPYSEEMLETLV, encoded by the coding sequence ATGACAAGCAAACTATTTGAAACTTATGCATTAAATGATCAAATTTCACTACAAAATCGTATTTTGATGGCGCCGCTTACCCGCTGTATGGCGGATGATAAATTAGTGCCAACTGATGCAATGGCCGACTATTATGCGCGCCGTGCCGATGCCGGGCTTATTATCTCTGAAGCCACCATCATTCGTCCAGACGCTCAGGGCTACCCGAACACACCAGGCCTGTTTACGAGCGAACAAATTGACGGATGGCGCAAAGTAACCGATGCAGTGCATGCTAAGGGGGGTAAGATTTTTGCCCAGCTATGGCATACTGGCCGGGTCGCTCACCCGCACTTTTTTAATGGTGATAAAGTACTGGCACCCAGTGCTGAGAAAGTGGATGGTACCGTGCCCCGAATGCGGGATCTGAGCTACATCACTCCTACACCAGCCACACTTGATGACATCAATCAGCTTATTGCCGATTATTCGCAAGCCGCCGGCAATGCCATTGATGCGGGTTTTGATGGCATTGAAATTCACGCTGCCAACGGTTATCTGATAGACCAGTTTTTACATTATGACAGTAACACTCGTACTGATAAGTATGGTGGAACCCCTGAAAATATGAGTCGTTTTGCTCTGCAAGTTATCGACGCTATCGCAGATCGTATTGGTGCAGAGCGCACTGCCGTGCGTCTGACACCAGGTGCTTACTTCAATATGCAGGCTGATCCCCGTGATAGAACTGTTTTTGATTACCTGCTGGCACAACTGGAGCTGCGTACACTGGCATTTGTGCATATAGGTACTTTTGATGACGCCATGGAGTTTGACTTCCTGGGTGGACGGGTCTCTGATTACGTCAGAGCCAACTATAGTAAAACTCTGGTTGGCGTGGGCGGCTTTACACCGCAATCAGGTGATCAAGCGCTCCGTGACGAACGTTTTGACTTACTGGCAATTGGCAGACCTTTTATTGCCAACCCGGATTACGTAGAAAAAGTCAGACAGGGTGAGACATTAACGCCCTATTCTGAAGAAATGCTGGAGACCTTAGTATAA
- a CDS encoding SDR family oxidoreductase → MESKKIAVVTGALGGIGSAIVKELVNANCFVVAVASPRRTSADIDAWLNEQSINPAAVHGIFLDVTDHQACQEQLDDVIDQFGRIDILVNNAGITRDTSFKKMTLTQWQEVIDTNFNSMFNMTHPVFAHMCANKSGRIINISSVNGQKGQFGQANYSAAKAGMIGFSKALAYEGARAGVTVNVVAPGYTATPMVEKMREDVLESIKAQVPMQRLATPLEVAQSVAYLASDQAGYITGETLAINGGLYMN, encoded by the coding sequence ATGGAAAGCAAAAAAATCGCAGTCGTCACTGGTGCACTGGGTGGCATCGGTTCAGCTATCGTCAAAGAGCTGGTAAATGCAAACTGTTTTGTAGTGGCTGTTGCCAGCCCAAGACGTACCTCAGCGGATATTGACGCATGGCTCAATGAGCAGTCAATCAACCCGGCTGCCGTACATGGCATATTCCTGGATGTGACTGATCACCAGGCGTGCCAGGAACAGCTAGATGACGTAATCGACCAGTTTGGTCGCATTGATATTCTGGTGAACAATGCAGGCATCACACGGGATACCTCATTTAAAAAGATGACCCTGACACAATGGCAGGAAGTTATCGACACCAACTTTAACTCTATGTTCAACATGACTCACCCGGTCTTTGCACACATGTGTGCAAACAAATCAGGCCGCATCATCAATATCTCCAGCGTGAACGGCCAAAAAGGTCAGTTTGGTCAGGCGAACTACTCGGCTGCCAAGGCCGGCATGATCGGCTTCAGCAAAGCGCTGGCTTACGAAGGCGCCCGCGCAGGCGTAACCGTAAACGTGGTTGCCCCTGGCTATACGGCCACCCCTATGGTTGAAAAAATGCGTGAAGATGTGCTTGAAAGCATCAAGGCACAAGTGCCGATGCAGCGCTTAGCCACGCCACTCGAAGTGGCTCAGTCGGTCGCTTACCTGGCGTCTGATCAGGCAGGCTATATCACAGGTGAAACGCTGGCGATTAACGGCGGACTTTATATGAACTAA
- a CDS encoding winged helix-turn-helix domain-containing protein, whose translation MEFQFANARLNIATQCVIIDERSTQLDDRAFMLLHCLLQRRPQVCAHADLVKLLWPNTVVSDWSLPKLVSDLRSQLNRAGLQQNCIVTVRGQGYRFAPAIEVSEYPLTSTLMSAQVPLATNQPVQAVAPQGDNALPARYWLPVLVIACLCFVGLMTHSTEQTAGLHYGEPSDAIGRILWVDDNPANNLQEKRYFERHHIGVYTVKSSEEALLLLQMYEYNLIISDMGRAQEPMAGLKLLQHLRSEGDHTPYYFYTLIDNQEMLEVVKTSGGQGVATERPQLYGQILSHFAKK comes from the coding sequence ATGGAATTTCAATTCGCCAACGCGCGTTTGAATATTGCGACGCAGTGCGTCATTATCGATGAGCGGTCGACACAATTAGACGACCGTGCCTTTATGCTTCTCCATTGTCTTTTGCAGCGCCGGCCGCAGGTCTGCGCTCATGCCGATCTGGTTAAATTGCTGTGGCCAAATACCGTCGTATCCGACTGGTCGCTGCCAAAGCTGGTCTCCGATCTGCGCAGCCAGTTAAATCGTGCAGGCTTACAGCAAAATTGTATCGTTACTGTTCGTGGGCAGGGCTACCGGTTTGCACCCGCAATTGAAGTCAGTGAATACCCCTTAACCAGCACCTTAATGAGTGCACAGGTACCGCTGGCGACCAATCAGCCCGTGCAGGCAGTTGCTCCCCAGGGCGATAACGCTCTACCAGCACGATATTGGCTGCCTGTTTTGGTGATTGCCTGTCTGTGTTTTGTCGGACTGATGACACACAGCACAGAGCAAACAGCGGGATTACATTATGGTGAGCCGAGTGATGCGATTGGGCGAATACTGTGGGTGGATGACAATCCGGCAAATAACCTGCAGGAAAAACGCTATTTTGAGCGCCACCATATTGGTGTATATACCGTTAAATCCAGTGAAGAAGCATTATTGCTGTTGCAGATGTATGAATACAATCTGATTATTTCAGACATGGGTCGGGCGCAGGAGCCTATGGCGGGATTAAAGTTGTTGCAACACCTCAGATCTGAGGGGGATCATACGCCTTATTATTTTTACACTCTGATAGATAATCAGGAGATGCTTGAGGTGGTCAAAACCAGCGGTGGACAGGGGGTTGCCACTGAACGGCCCCAGTTGTATGGCCAGATATTATCGCACTTTGCGAAGAAATAA
- a CDS encoding calcium-binding protein, whose product MRATSDSASCVFIYASQVEQVQVYLGDGEDNYDGRTITIAQYIWAGNGDDEVMGGCSGDRLFGGAGNDELNGFAGRDKLVGGPGDDTLNGGGDKDALEGKEGNDILAGGPGYDTLNGSAGRNQLY is encoded by the coding sequence ATGCGAGCGACGTCTGACAGTGCCAGTTGTGTGTTTATTTATGCCAGCCAGGTCGAGCAAGTTCAGGTTTATCTGGGCGACGGTGAAGACAATTACGATGGTCGTACTATTACGATAGCGCAGTATATCTGGGCAGGTAACGGTGACGATGAGGTCATGGGAGGCTGCAGCGGAGATAGGCTATTTGGTGGTGCTGGTAATGATGAATTAAATGGTTTTGCAGGGCGTGACAAGCTGGTGGGTGGGCCTGGCGATGATACCCTGAACGGCGGTGGTGACAAAGATGCACTGGAAGGCAAAGAGGGCAACGATATCCTGGCCGGAGGCCCGGGGTACGATACTCTGAACGGCAGTGCCGGGCGCAATCAACTGTATTAG
- a CDS encoding XRE family transcriptional regulator yields MEKQHNTEADSSAFAERVEYAIKPHSIRAFASKIDISEGTLRRILKGEDPKLSIVERIAQVANVDLMWLIQGETAADCPQSPIITQPLVKLDEFNEAFVLVPGYHVSVSTGYGAFNDNAQVARHLAFRKKWIDYKNLDKSELAVVFAKGDSMEPTIHNNNTILVDLSDKKLSEGLIYVVRLGEELYAKRLQQYLDGSVRLISDNKEYVEQVVRADELEQLEIIGKVVWIGKDLA; encoded by the coding sequence ATGGAAAAACAACACAATACGGAAGCTGACAGCTCAGCATTCGCAGAGCGCGTTGAATATGCAATTAAACCGCATAGCATTCGTGCCTTTGCGTCAAAAATTGATATTTCGGAAGGCACCTTAAGACGCATACTCAAAGGTGAAGATCCGAAACTGAGTATTGTAGAGCGCATTGCTCAGGTCGCCAATGTTGACCTGATGTGGCTGATCCAGGGGGAAACCGCTGCAGATTGCCCCCAATCTCCCATCATCACCCAGCCTCTGGTCAAACTGGATGAGTTTAACGAAGCCTTTGTCTTAGTGCCTGGTTATCATGTCTCGGTCAGTACCGGGTATGGTGCCTTTAATGATAATGCCCAGGTTGCGCGCCATCTGGCATTCAGAAAAAAGTGGATTGACTACAAAAACCTCGATAAAAGTGAACTGGCAGTTGTGTTTGCTAAAGGCGACTCGATGGAACCCACCATCCACAATAACAATACTATTTTGGTCGATCTGAGCGATAAAAAGCTCAGCGAAGGCCTGATCTATGTGGTCCGGCTGGGTGAAGAGTTATATGCAAAACGGTTACAACAGTATCTGGATGGCTCAGTCAGACTGATCAGTGATAATAAAGAATACGTCGAACAGGTTGTCCGTGCAGACGAGCTGGAGCAACTTGAAATCATTGGTAAAGTCGTGTGGATAGGTAAAGATCTGGCGTAA
- a CDS encoding DUF4336 domain-containing protein yields the protein MRQLDENIWIFDGEAVSFFTMPFTTRMTIVRLPCGGLWVHSPIRLTPELRAQVEALGPVLYLLAPNHLHHLFMSPWQETYPEAQTFGTEEVKEKCKTLSFDGVLDNERHYPWANTLKTLLFTGSPAMEEAVFFHPQSRTLLVTDLIENFDPNSLNTFQRFVAKGAGVVAPDGQTPLDWRLSFIFHHDTARAHLNTILDWAPERLVMAHGLIIEKDAVAFLKRAFEWLE from the coding sequence ATGAGACAGCTGGACGAGAATATCTGGATCTTCGATGGTGAAGCCGTATCGTTTTTCACCATGCCATTCACTACCCGGATGACCATAGTACGTTTACCTTGCGGCGGCCTTTGGGTGCACAGTCCAATCCGCCTGACGCCTGAGTTACGAGCGCAAGTAGAGGCGCTTGGACCTGTGCTCTATCTGTTAGCACCGAATCATCTGCATCATTTATTCATGTCGCCCTGGCAGGAAACCTACCCGGAGGCACAAACCTTTGGCACTGAAGAGGTCAAAGAGAAATGCAAGACTCTCAGTTTTGATGGGGTCCTCGATAATGAGCGGCATTACCCGTGGGCTAATACTCTGAAAACACTGCTTTTTACTGGCTCACCCGCAATGGAAGAAGCCGTGTTTTTCCACCCTCAAAGTCGCACTTTGCTGGTTACAGACCTGATAGAAAACTTTGACCCGAACAGCCTGAATACATTCCAGCGTTTTGTGGCGAAAGGTGCAGGCGTAGTGGCACCTGACGGTCAGACTCCACTGGACTGGCGACTGAGTTTTATCTTTCACCATGACACCGCAAGGGCACACCTGAACACCATACTGGACTGGGCACCCGAGCGTCTGGTTATGGCGCATGGTTTGATCATTGAAAAAGACGCCGTTGCTTTTTTAAAACGTGCTTTCGAGTGGCTTGAATAA
- a CDS encoding VOC family protein codes for MTVSAIPDGYHALTPYLITENAAQAIDFYRKAFAAELIMQLPMPDGGVAHAELKIGDSHLMLSDMCPDAHFKSPKQLGGTPVSLMFYVPDVDSTFAQAIAAGATELRPVVDQFYGDRAGTLQDPFGHVWTIGTHQEDLSEEEIAARMAEWMTDDS; via the coding sequence ATGACAGTTTCAGCGATACCGGATGGTTACCATGCCCTGACCCCCTATTTGATTACCGAAAATGCGGCGCAGGCGATAGACTTTTATCGTAAAGCCTTCGCCGCTGAGCTGATAATGCAATTGCCAATGCCGGATGGGGGGGTAGCGCATGCTGAGCTAAAAATTGGTGACTCCCATTTGATGCTGTCTGATATGTGTCCGGATGCCCACTTCAAGAGTCCGAAACAGCTTGGTGGTACGCCCGTAAGTTTGATGTTTTATGTGCCTGACGTAGACAGTACCTTTGCCCAGGCGATTGCAGCTGGTGCCACAGAACTTCGCCCTGTGGTCGATCAGTTTTATGGAGATCGAGCTGGTACTTTACAGGATCCGTTCGGCCATGTTTGGACGATAGGTACTCACCAGGAAGATTTGAGTGAAGAGGAAATTGCCGCAAGAATGGCTGAGTGGATGACGGATGATTCATGA
- a CDS encoding Nif3-like dinuclear metal center hexameric protein has product MQRKKLVNHLNEYLKPFQIKDYCPNGLQVEGKPEIRKVITGVTASQALIDAAIEKQADAILVHHGYFWKGEDQAVTGMKKRRLQALLAHDINLLAYHLPLDVHPEVGNNAQLGKLLGLTLERPLEPWNSNSVAVKGKLSEPMSASDFAALIEQKLGRKPLVNQAGDHLIKTIAWCTGGGQSFIDLAASQGVDAYLTGEASEQTIHSSNEQQIHFFAAGHHATERYGAKALGEYLATQFDVDVEFVDIDNPV; this is encoded by the coding sequence ATGCAACGTAAAAAGCTGGTAAACCACCTCAATGAATATCTTAAGCCGTTCCAGATTAAAGACTATTGTCCAAATGGCTTGCAGGTCGAAGGCAAGCCTGAGATCCGAAAGGTCATCACCGGCGTCACAGCCAGCCAGGCCCTCATCGATGCAGCGATTGAAAAACAAGCGGATGCCATACTGGTTCATCACGGCTACTTCTGGAAGGGCGAAGACCAAGCCGTAACCGGCATGAAAAAGCGCCGGCTCCAGGCACTGCTCGCACATGATATTAACCTGCTTGCTTATCATCTACCGTTGGATGTACACCCAGAAGTGGGCAACAACGCGCAGCTGGGTAAGTTACTTGGCCTAACATTAGAGCGTCCACTGGAACCCTGGAACAGCAACAGTGTTGCGGTAAAAGGAAAACTCAGCGAGCCTATGTCTGCAAGCGACTTCGCAGCATTAATTGAGCAAAAGCTGGGACGCAAGCCACTTGTAAATCAGGCGGGTGATCACCTGATCAAGACCATTGCCTGGTGCACGGGAGGTGGGCAAAGCTTTATCGATTTGGCTGCCAGTCAGGGGGTCGATGCCTACCTGACCGGCGAAGCGTCTGAACAAACTATTCACTCATCCAATGAGCAGCAGATCCACTTCTTTGCCGCCGGACATCACGCAACCGAGCGTTATGGTGCAAAGGCACTGGGTGAGTATCTGGCCACCCAGTTTGACGTAGACGTTGAGTTTGTTGATATCGACAACCCAGTGTGA
- a CDS encoding rhodanese-like domain-containing protein: protein MIRISIFVLLSVFCVVAQAATDIISQQALLCNQMSARPHVIVDVRSATEFEAGHLKGAINIPFDLISQHQSLLDTLKPETLVVYCRSGRRAAIFEQALAEQAFRLLHLRGDFRDWQAAQLPVITSNPVKTEQ, encoded by the coding sequence ATGATAAGGATTAGTATTTTTGTGTTGCTCAGTGTGTTTTGTGTAGTTGCACAAGCAGCAACCGATATCATTAGTCAGCAGGCGTTGCTGTGCAATCAGATGTCAGCCCGGCCGCATGTCATAGTGGATGTCAGAAGTGCAACCGAGTTCGAGGCAGGACATCTCAAAGGGGCCATTAATATTCCATTTGACCTGATCTCACAGCATCAATCTTTATTGGATACACTCAAACCCGAAACACTGGTGGTTTATTGTCGCTCCGGGCGTCGTGCTGCAATTTTTGAACAAGCGTTGGCTGAGCAGGCTTTTAGACTGTTGCACCTCAGAGGCGATTTCCGTGACTGGCAAGCTGCTCAGCTTCCCGTGATTACGTCCAACCCCGTAAAGACTGAGCAGTGA
- a CDS encoding TetR/AcrR family transcriptional regulator yields MRSAEFDKEQVLRAAMTAFMEKGYAKTSMQDLKAATGLHPGSIYCAFQNKRGLLLAALEQYNRDRSDELQALFSQHPSASAGLAAYLTHVVEECVSCDPQKLCLTQKALNELAEQDEEAQAILSEQCAMWRNALCAVFERIAEQGDLLGTRSALDRARSLIVSIYGLRTFAHTHPEPQIMRDLGAQILKDVCQ; encoded by the coding sequence ATGCGCAGTGCTGAATTTGATAAAGAGCAGGTACTCAGAGCCGCGATGACGGCCTTTATGGAAAAGGGGTATGCAAAAACCAGTATGCAGGATCTCAAAGCGGCAACTGGATTGCACCCGGGTTCCATTTACTGTGCGTTTCAAAACAAGCGAGGCCTGCTGTTGGCTGCACTGGAGCAATATAATCGAGATCGCAGCGATGAGTTACAGGCACTGTTTTCACAACATCCTTCTGCCAGTGCCGGACTGGCGGCGTATTTGACGCATGTGGTGGAGGAGTGTGTGAGTTGTGATCCACAAAAATTATGCCTGACACAAAAAGCGCTGAACGAACTGGCCGAGCAAGATGAAGAGGCGCAGGCTATTCTTAGTGAGCAATGTGCCATGTGGCGCAATGCACTTTGCGCAGTATTTGAGCGCATTGCTGAGCAGGGGGATCTGCTTGGTACGCGCAGCGCTTTGGACAGAGCGCGAAGCCTCATTGTCAGTATTTATGGTCTACGCACTTTTGCCCACACCCACCCGGAGCCACAGATCATGCGTGATCTGGGTGCACAAATACTCAAAGACGTCTGTCAGTAA
- a CDS encoding phasin family protein, with amino-acid sequence MYNDLMKTFTEQSEQFFSPAIKFNQLVAKNIEQLAQIQLDATESFTKTSVEQLKTAAEVKDVKSFIDFNASQLTAMNKLSQQMIDDGQKLTQLGNEFKEHLDAISKDSVKTTAKA; translated from the coding sequence ATGTACAACGATCTAATGAAAACTTTTACTGAGCAAAGCGAGCAGTTTTTCTCTCCGGCAATTAAGTTCAACCAACTAGTTGCTAAAAACATTGAACAACTGGCTCAAATCCAGCTTGATGCAACAGAGAGCTTCACTAAAACTTCTGTTGAGCAGCTTAAAACAGCCGCTGAAGTAAAAGATGTTAAATCTTTCATCGACTTCAACGCAAGTCAGCTCACTGCAATGAACAAGCTAAGCCAGCAAATGATCGACGATGGTCAGAAACTGACTCAACTTGGCAACGAGTTCAAAGAGCACCTTGACGCAATTTCTAAAGACAGTGTTAAAACCACTGCTAAAGCTTAA
- a CDS encoding methyltransferase domain-containing protein, which translates to MAKHKQRTLNRDEDRNFGELTGKFKNNIYGTTKGQLREAVLQRDLTQQVPWLGIDLTKTVLDVGGGQGQLALFLAQLGHAVTLVDISEEMLAQAQRQAVALGVSEQITLIHAPLQALPDLALGQFELVMCHAVLEWLSEQQQALSLLTQRLTPDGFLSLMYYNRAAQRMANMIYGNFDYVRNGLKVKQKVGLSPNRPLEPTDVDHWLSQLPLQKRVQSGVRCFHDYLRDPSKASDEFDALLELELKYNQQEPYASLGRYTHLVLKHLTTPSET; encoded by the coding sequence ATGGCTAAGCACAAACAACGTACCCTCAACCGTGATGAGGACCGCAATTTCGGCGAGCTAACCGGTAAATTTAAAAACAACATTTATGGCACCACAAAGGGCCAGCTGAGAGAAGCCGTGTTGCAGCGTGATCTCACCCAGCAAGTGCCCTGGCTTGGTATTGATCTGACTAAAACCGTACTTGATGTAGGCGGCGGCCAGGGTCAACTGGCGCTGTTTCTGGCTCAGCTGGGCCATGCAGTAACACTCGTCGATATCTCTGAAGAGATGCTGGCGCAGGCACAGCGTCAGGCCGTCGCGTTGGGCGTGAGTGAGCAGATAACCCTGATCCATGCACCGCTTCAGGCACTCCCGGATCTGGCACTCGGCCAGTTTGAACTGGTGATGTGTCATGCCGTGTTGGAGTGGTTGAGTGAGCAACAACAGGCTTTATCACTGTTGACGCAGCGGCTCACGCCAGATGGGTTTTTGTCGCTGATGTATTACAATCGTGCGGCTCAGCGCATGGCCAATATGATCTATGGTAATTTTGATTACGTACGCAATGGACTTAAGGTAAAACAAAAAGTCGGATTGAGCCCGAACCGTCCGCTCGAACCCACGGATGTCGACCATTGGCTGAGCCAGCTGCCGCTGCAAAAGCGAGTACAATCAGGGGTGCGGTGTTTTCATGATTATTTACGCGACCCAAGTAAAGCCAGTGATGAATTTGATGCATTATTGGAGCTGGAGCTGAAGTACAACCAGCAGGAACCGTATGCCTCACTCGGCAGATACACGCACCTGGTGCTAAAGCACCTCACCACTCCATCAGAGACATAA